From the genome of Papaver somniferum cultivar HN1 unplaced genomic scaffold, ASM357369v1 unplaced-scaffold_75, whole genome shotgun sequence, one region includes:
- the LOC113344215 gene encoding uncharacterized protein LOC113344215, protein MLSGWSTKGKYACPCCGPDPCSKRLKNGGKWCYIYHRRFLPPGHNWRNLKEAFNGKKEKRGVPRQMTGDEIAQQLAQFEQVEFGANAKQAKLGGPAQYRWMYPIERYLRTLKAYVRNKACSAGCMAEGQLMDESLILISRHFESVEMRFNQLDRNEDGSQESTEELSVFKQSGRPIGSRNGRYINEAELTQIQLYVLQNCDEVRQYEEEHEATLAGERNAAKRHTKEFPKWFRRKIYELKKNNNCQVSKELLSLAGGPCREAVSFNGYIINGYRFHTFKWERRRNTQNSGVCVDSGAEDADFYGRVTEIIEVQYAYGYRVLLFKCEWRDIIRLGCRQDQYGFTCVNVNRSSWEDEPFMTPSTTGFLFEG, encoded by the exons ATGCTCTCTGGATGGAGTACTAAGGGGAAATATGCTTGTCCGTGCTGTGGACCTGACCCATGTTCAAAACGATTGAAAAATGGAG GTAAGTGGTGTTACATTTACCACCGACGTTTCTTGCCTCCTGGCCACAACTGGCGCAACTTGAAGGAAGCTTTTAATGGAAAAAAAGAGAAACGGGGTGTACCTAGGCAAATGACGGGGGATGAGATAGCTCAACAGTTGGCTCAGTTCGAACAAGTTGAGTTTGGTGCTAATGCTA AACAAGCAAAGCTTGGTGGTCCGGCTCAGTATCGTTGGATGTACCCAATTGAGAG GTATTTGCGTACGTTAAAGGCTTATGTACGGAATAAAGCTTGTTCCGCAGGCTGTATGGCAGAAGGTCAACTGATGGATGAAAGTCTGATTCTTATTTCACGGCATTTTGAAAGCGTGGAAATGAGATTCAATCAACTGGACCGAAACGAAGACGGTAGCCAAGAATCTACCGAAGAGCTGTCTGTTTTCAAACAAAGTGGTCGTCCCATTGGAAGTAGAAATGGGCGTTATATAAATGAGGCAGAGTTGACCCAAATTCAACTCTATGTCCTCCAAAATTGCGATGAAGTGCGGCAGTACGAGGA GGAGCACGAAGCAACACTAGCTGGCGAGAGAAACGCTGCTAAAAGACacaccaaagaatttcctaaGTGGTTTAGACGTAAA ATATACGaattgaaaaaaaacaacaactgtcAGGTTAGTAAAGAATTATTATCGTTGGCCGGAGGTCCTTGTCGGGAAGCTGTGTCTTTCAACGGCTACATCATCAATGGATATAGATTTCATACATTTAAGTGGGAGCGGCGAAGAAATACACAAAATAGTGGAGTATGTGTTGACAGTGGAGCTGAAGATGCTGATTTTTATGGAAGGGTGACTGAAATTATCGAGGTGCAGTATGCCTATGGATATCGGGTTCTTCTTTTCAAGTGCGAGTGGCGGGATATAATTAGGTTAGGATGCAGACAGGATCAgtatgggtttacttgtgttaATGTTAATAGAAGTTCTTGGGAAGATGAACCATTCATGACACCGAGCACAACAGGTTTTCTATTTGAAGGATGA